Proteins encoded by one window of Catenulispora sp. GP43:
- a CDS encoding carbohydrate ABC transporter permease: protein MSEKSGFTVAATQPPAGPAPAVPDGQAPPAQRTARRDGTDGPSAEGAAGNPAGGPAGNPVGGPAARGLKRRRARSRQWPGAVFVAPHLAILTLFMIVPTGYAVYESLFTSKLVGGTRFSGLDNYRTVLSSSEFWGGVWRVLLFAVVQVPLTIAIAFFFAAVFDAGVVRFGKFFRTVFFIPFAVPGVVAAVMWSFLLLPGFGPYSRALRSLGFGHVDFFSAKLILPTIVLIVIWEWTGYNMTILYASLKAIPRDVTEAAVIDGAPLRTIVLRMKLPMVRPTIVMLVFINMVGALQLFTEPSILSSFQPQAVSYGFTPTLYVYNTAVGSSEYNLGAAAAVVLALIIGLISLGAFAVRRGNGEFR, encoded by the coding sequence GTGAGCGAGAAGAGCGGATTCACGGTGGCGGCGACGCAGCCGCCGGCGGGCCCCGCACCCGCGGTGCCGGACGGACAGGCGCCGCCGGCTCAGCGGACAGCGCGACGGGACGGCACGGATGGTCCCTCGGCCGAGGGTGCGGCTGGCAATCCGGCCGGCGGTCCGGCTGGCAATCCGGTCGGCGGTCCGGCGGCGCGCGGGCTCAAGCGCCGCCGCGCACGCAGCCGGCAGTGGCCCGGCGCCGTGTTCGTCGCACCGCACCTGGCGATCCTGACCCTGTTCATGATCGTCCCGACCGGCTACGCGGTCTACGAGAGCCTGTTCACCAGCAAGCTGGTCGGCGGCACGCGCTTCTCGGGACTGGACAACTACCGCACCGTGCTCAGCTCCTCGGAGTTCTGGGGCGGCGTGTGGCGGGTCCTGCTGTTCGCCGTCGTGCAGGTACCCCTGACCATCGCGATCGCGTTCTTCTTCGCGGCGGTCTTCGACGCCGGAGTGGTGCGGTTCGGCAAGTTCTTCCGGACCGTCTTCTTCATCCCGTTCGCCGTCCCCGGCGTGGTCGCGGCCGTGATGTGGTCGTTCCTGCTGCTGCCGGGGTTCGGCCCGTACTCGCGGGCTCTGCGCTCACTCGGGTTCGGCCACGTCGACTTCTTCTCGGCGAAGCTGATCCTGCCGACCATCGTCCTGATCGTGATCTGGGAGTGGACCGGCTACAACATGACGATCCTGTACGCCTCGCTCAAGGCCATCCCGCGGGACGTCACCGAGGCGGCGGTCATCGACGGCGCACCGCTGCGGACCATCGTCCTGCGGATGAAGCTGCCGATGGTCCGGCCGACGATCGTGATGCTGGTGTTCATCAACATGGTCGGCGCGCTCCAGCTGTTCACCGAGCCCTCGATCCTGTCGTCCTTCCAGCCGCAGGCCGTCTCGTACGGCTTCACCCCGACGCTGTACGTCTACAACACGGCGGTCGGCAGCAGCGAATACAACCTCGGCGCCGCCGCGGCCGTGGTGCTCGCGCTGATCATCGGCCTGATCTCGCTCGGCGCCTTCGCGGTCCGGCGCGGGAACGGAGAGTTCAGGTGA